In Drosophila yakuba strain Tai18E2 chromosome X, Prin_Dyak_Tai18E2_2.1, whole genome shotgun sequence, a single genomic region encodes these proteins:
- the LOC6526227 gene encoding uncharacterized protein LOC6526227, producing MCAAVCVMVTVPTEAEELKLYPKPPVATSYCSSCGGCVRSRCSEAPSIELCERCWRLTQIAGSSVHCEAAPLVSGDASAPKCQSRALQLPNLKEDASLEQLLRAIAQELRLEDVFWSHDIGGRQLQARFDLLQDERYEMLLCTLQDWGVGERPGTHVSALTCLETRAKPGLQARPRQDHDNVVDQHQEKSQGWQSFMDSVRCRLNVNQVVRQVRRDATLTFDFVVLLMAAALLSCVGLVENSFLFLSSSMLISPLMGPIIAAIFGSVIGDRDLRWLGLKNELLGIAASVIIGFVFGGIVCAFGHFFAISTGLTEEIVSRCDTHSLAIGVCTALASGAAGAIAVLGGNTGSLVGVAISASLLPPAVNAGLLWALAIGVHLLPADHEPLASLVKHRLYSSQLSVELLVCAAVSMGLTLLNIICVWLMGVLVLRIKEVAPAVQRHQKFWRHDVRTAREVALLDPALQSALDRLDESQLDADTSHYQRSWSPGIDRQAASHTGIGSYDINLSSSKDQPNNYHTVHGFQEFCITLHRLKSAPKVVPPPTIIELFTRPAPNSDQTTTGGSGFSSCRSLPDISSHSRLWPHGPSSAMSIQGLCFGSARSEDSGPAVPTAASPNRQHGKRSVHWRQEKLERDLVPRNEVLNSRDSSPLRGTGQVLLPLPRLERHFSADRTLNLLHYGRPGVASPLPEQDEFQA from the coding sequence ATGTGCGCCGCCGTCTGCGTGATGGTCACGGTGCCCACCGAAGCCGAGGAACTGAAACTGTACCCCAAGCCGCCGGTTGCCACCTCATATTGCTCCAGCTGCGGTGGTTGTGTAAGGAGCAGGTGCTCGGAGGCACCCAGTATCGAGCTGTGCGAGCGCTGTTGGCGCTTGACTCAGATAGCCGGGAGCAGTGTGCATTGCGAGGCCGCTCCGTTGGTGTCCGGCGATGCGTCAGCTCCAAAGTGCCAGAGCAGAGCCCTGCAGCTGCCCAACCTTAAGGAGGATGCCTCGTTGGAGCAGCTGCTGAGGGCCATTGCCCAGGAGCTGCGGTTGGAGGACGTCTTCTGGTCGCACGACATCGGCGGGAGGCAGCTCCAGGCACGCTTCGACCTCCTGCAGGACGAGCGATACGAGATGTTGCTGTGCACGCTGCAGGACTGGGGAGTTGGTGAGCGACCCGGCACCCATGTGTCCGCCCTCACCTGTCTGGAAACGCGGGCTAAGCCCGGCCTCCAGGCCCGGCCCAGACAGGACCACGACAATGTCGTGGATCAGCACCAGGAAAAGAGCCAGGGCTGGCAGAGCTTTATGGACTCCGTACGATGCAGGCTGAATGTCAACCAAGTGGTGCGCCAGGTGCGGCGGGATGCCACCCTGACCTTTGACTTCGTGGTGCTGCTCATGGCTGCCGCCTTGCTCTCGTGCGTGGGTCTCGTCGAGAATAGCTTCCTCTTTCTATCCAGTTCCATGCTGATCTCCCCCTTGATGGGCCCCATCATAGCGGCCATATTCGGTTCGGTGATCGGCGATCGGGACCTGCGGTGGCTAGGTCTGAAGAACGAGCTCCTGGGCATAGCTGCGTCCGTGATCATTGGATTCGTCTTTGGGGGCATAGTCTGTGCTTTCGGCCACTTCTTTGCCATATCCACGGGTCTCACGGAGGAAATCGTCTCGCGATGCGACACACACTCCCTTGCCATCGGAGTATGCACCGCCCTGGCCTCGGGGGCGGCGGGCGCCATAGCGGTTTTGGGTGGCAATACGGGCTCcctggtgggcgtggccatcTCAGCCTCCCTGCTGCCGCCTGCTGTTAATGCGGGACTTCTCTGGGCCCTGGCAATCGGAGTCCACTTACTGCCGGCCGACCATGAGCCCCTGGCCAGCCTGGTGAAACACAGGCTGTACTCCTCGCAACTCTCCGTGGAGCTGCTGGTCTGCGCAGCTGTCAGCATGGGCCTCACCCTCCTCAACATAATTTGCGTTTGGCTGATGGGAGTATTGGTCCTGAGGATTAAGGAGGTTGCTCCAGCGGTTCAGCGGCACCAGAAGTTTTGGCGCCATGACGTCCGCACAGCACGCGAGGTGGCCCTACTAGACCCGGCCCTGCAGAGCGCCCTAGATCGCCTGGACGAGTCGCAACTGGATGCGGACACGTCGCACTACCAGCGCTCCTGGTCGCCGGGGATTGATCGTCAGGCCGCCTCGCACACGGGAATCGGGAGCTACGACATTAACCTGTCCAGCAGCAAGGATCAGCCGAACAACTATCACACGGTGCACGGCTTCCAGGAGTTCTGCATCACGCTGCACCGCCTTAAGTCTGCACCCAAGGTCGTCCCACCGCCGACCATAATAGAGCTGTTTACTCGCCCGGCACCAAACTCCGACCAGACGACCACTGGGGGCAGTGGCTTCAGTAGCTGCCGCAGCTTGCCGGACATCAGCAGCCATTCCCGTCTCTGGCCACATGGACCTTCTAGTGCCATGAGCATCCAAGGCCTGTGCTTTGGTTCAGCCAGGAGCGAGGATTCCGGACCCGCTGTCCCTACGGCAGCGAGCCCAAACAGGCAACACGGAAAGCGGAGTGTCCACTGGCGACAGGAGAAACTAGAAAGGGACCTCGTCCCGAGGAACGAGGTCCTGAACAGCAGGGATAGCAGTCCGCTCAGAGGGACCGGACAGGTTCTGCTACCCCTGCCCAGGCTAGAACGCCATTTTTCGGCGGATCGGACCCTAAACCTGTTACACTACGGCAGGCCAGGGGTAGCGAGCCCCTTGCCAGAGCAAGACGAGTTCCAGGCTTAG